The genomic window GCAGCTTTTCAAAATTAAAATATAGCAAATCTATAAGCATCGTTGATAATCCACCTAACTCATCTTCTACCCAGGATATTTTTATAAGCTGTTTTTCCAACCTTATGCCTTCGAGGTTATATTTCCTCATTTGAAACATCACTATCATAAGAGTACAAAAAAAGAAAAAAATGACTGTGAAAAACAGACGTGTTTTTAAAACCATTTTCTTTTTATTATCCTCTAAAGAGAATGAGTATGAGATCAGGAGCGGATAGGCAATCAAGAAATAATAATACACTCCAAAAGTTAGGTAAAATACTTCAAAAATTTTACTTTCAAAAAAGAATCTTCCTTTTATGAAATGATATAAAAAAAACAAAGATATAAAAAGAGCTATTAGTTTTTCCTCTTTATTATCCTTAGCTTTTTCCACGTTTACCCCCTAAAAACTTTTATTCTAATCTTATCATATCCCCCTTTACTTTTCAAGGTATATTCCTATCCACCTTTTACAAAGAAGCCCTCCTATGATATAATTTGTAAGTCAGTCAGATCGCAAATCAACTATTAAATTCAAGGACGGTGTTTTTATGATAAACAAGGGGATTATAGAGGAGATTGATCACAACCGTATAAAGGTTCATTTGTATAGAGATAGTGCATGTGCACACTGTTCGGGGTGTAGTTCTAGCAACAAGATGGGGTCTACTTTTTCATTTAAATATGACGAGAAATTGAGTATAGGGGATATTGTTACATTTGAGATTGAAGATTCATCCCTACTCAATATTGCAGCATTAGTTTACCTCATGCCAATTCTCTTTATGATGGCAGGATATTTTATAGGTCAGAAATTAGGATTTAGTGAGGGACAAGGAGTTTTCATGAGTTTTTTATTTTTAGCCCTCTCATTTGGAATAATATACTATTTTGACAAGAAACGTGGTGAAAAATTAATAGACCAGAAAATAAAAGTAATTAGCGTGGACAAGCCCACCCTAGATGATGAAGTAAACAGCTGTTCATTAGACAAATAAAAAAAGAGC from uncultured Ilyobacter sp. includes these protein-coding regions:
- a CDS encoding SoxR reducing system RseC family protein; protein product: MINKGIIEEIDHNRIKVHLYRDSACAHCSGCSSSNKMGSTFSFKYDEKLSIGDIVTFEIEDSSLLNIAALVYLMPILFMMAGYFIGQKLGFSEGQGVFMSFLFLALSFGIIYYFDKKRGEKLIDQKIKVISVDKPTLDDEVNSCSLDK